A part of Maridesulfovibrio hydrothermalis AM13 = DSM 14728 genomic DNA contains:
- a CDS encoding polysaccharide deacetylase family protein, protein MKFTFITVISSLLVLFISSFTLLPVAQAELVKRKVLVFFNSGEGQSVRENHFMEGFAMPLNYLGFLYDVRDVVGFSYPDEKQMEPYGAIFIGFAADTMPEPNRFLKWLISQQENGRKIIVAGSLGAYLDLNDENSDESLVKEFYSNMGFSWQGNATLDSMHLKYVHVDKNFMNFERHLPVFPPQYAQIVPVGEDIKTWVSVEEKRRPGSQAALVATGPQGGIATTGYIRWQAPVNYLKKWYINPFEFLRQSLGIEGLPALTPTTLNGLRVAFAHIDGDGFVGYTEIDKHKNCGEIIMERIFARYDFPNSASVIAGEINPDVQGSIDNVELARTLFDMKNIETSSHSYTHPYAWNAKLRNSAKYAEDFVIGQYEKPGYKFDATYEIVGSCDYISENLAPPEKPCFVLFWSGMCDPTEKQVAIAEKAGILNLNGGDSVMDARRDSYFGVSPLYRELGKFNQVYTGQANENILTNLWTGPFFGFRNIIETMKRTGSPRRIMPIDIYYHFYSGEKFSSLKALEDVYEWTLSQDIARVYASSYIKMMRGYLTGKIEKLGADHFAVTDYNDCLTVRLDGMDKVPDLGRSKNVLGYDEQPEGIFVHLNPGQSRAELVLTADKNVNAGYLYIKSGTGWVKDFKRTGRGARFFFECFSKGKIELAGLAPGQAYKVISQSTQSAQIRSNDKGELIVKDITSGPLEISRI, encoded by the coding sequence ATGAAGTTTACCTTCATAACAGTAATTTCTAGTTTATTAGTACTGTTTATCAGCTCCTTTACTCTGCTTCCAGTTGCGCAGGCTGAACTTGTCAAACGTAAGGTGCTGGTATTTTTTAATAGTGGTGAAGGGCAAAGTGTCCGTGAAAATCATTTCATGGAAGGCTTTGCCATGCCTCTTAACTATTTGGGATTTCTATATGATGTGCGGGATGTAGTTGGTTTTTCGTATCCTGACGAAAAACAAATGGAGCCGTACGGAGCCATTTTCATTGGTTTTGCAGCGGATACTATGCCTGAACCGAATAGATTCTTGAAGTGGCTGATCAGCCAGCAGGAGAATGGCAGGAAAATTATTGTTGCTGGAAGTCTGGGTGCTTACCTCGATTTGAATGATGAGAATTCAGATGAGAGTCTGGTTAAAGAATTTTATTCAAATATGGGTTTTTCATGGCAGGGTAATGCTACACTTGACTCCATGCATCTCAAATATGTTCATGTAGACAAAAATTTTATGAATTTTGAGCGTCACCTTCCTGTTTTCCCTCCTCAATATGCTCAGATTGTACCTGTCGGCGAAGATATTAAAACATGGGTTTCTGTGGAAGAAAAAAGACGTCCCGGTTCACAGGCTGCACTTGTTGCAACCGGTCCGCAGGGCGGAATTGCCACTACCGGATATATTCGCTGGCAAGCTCCGGTTAATTATTTGAAAAAATGGTACATTAATCCTTTCGAATTTTTACGACAGTCACTTGGAATTGAGGGCCTGCCAGCCTTGACTCCGACAACGCTCAACGGCTTGCGCGTAGCTTTTGCACATATCGATGGTGACGGTTTTGTTGGTTATACTGAAATAGATAAGCATAAAAATTGCGGCGAAATAATTATGGAACGAATTTTCGCCCGTTACGATTTTCCTAATTCCGCATCTGTTATTGCCGGTGAGATTAATCCGGATGTGCAGGGAAGCATAGATAATGTCGAGTTGGCCCGAACTCTTTTTGATATGAAGAATATTGAGACATCCTCTCATTCATATACGCATCCATATGCGTGGAACGCAAAGCTTCGCAATTCTGCGAAGTACGCAGAGGATTTTGTTATCGGACAATATGAAAAACCGGGCTATAAGTTTGATGCCACGTATGAAATTGTAGGCTCTTGCGATTATATTTCAGAGAATCTTGCACCGCCGGAAAAGCCTTGTTTTGTGCTTTTCTGGTCCGGTATGTGCGATCCAACTGAAAAGCAGGTAGCTATTGCTGAGAAAGCTGGAATTTTGAATTTAAATGGTGGCGATTCGGTTATGGATGCGCGGCGGGACTCATATTTCGGAGTATCTCCGCTTTACCGTGAACTTGGTAAATTCAATCAGGTTTACACCGGACAGGCTAATGAGAATATTTTGACCAATCTGTGGACCGGCCCTTTTTTTGGATTTCGTAATATTATTGAGACGATGAAGCGGACCGGTTCACCGCGTAGAATTATGCCCATTGATATTTACTATCACTTTTATAGCGGTGAGAAGTTTTCATCACTTAAAGCCCTTGAAGATGTTTACGAATGGACTCTCAGTCAGGATATCGCACGGGTCTACGCATCATCCTACATTAAAATGATGCGTGGCTACTTGACCGGTAAAATCGAAAAACTGGGAGCGGATCATTTTGCTGTTACTGACTATAATGATTGCTTAACTGTGCGGCTGGATGGAATGGACAAAGTTCCTGACCTTGGCCGCAGCAAAAATGTATTAGGTTACGACGAGCAGCCCGAAGGCATTTTTGTGCATTTAAATCCGGGGCAAAGTCGCGCTGAATTGGTTTTGACCGCTGATAAAAATGTGAATGCCGGTTATCTTTATATCAAGAGCGGAACCGGCTGGGTGAAAGATTTTAAGCGCACCGGCAGAGGGGCCAGATTCTTTTTTGAATGTTTCAGCAAGGGGAAAATCGAACTGGCAGGACTTGCTCCGGGACAGGCTTATAAAGTTATCAGCCAAAGCACCCAGTCCGCGCAGATTCGTAGTAATGATAAAGGGGAGTTGATTGTTAAAGATATAACTTCCGGTCCGTTGGAGATTTCACGAATTTGA
- a CDS encoding tetratricopeptide repeat protein: MVPLYLKSGKIAKASDLITKLLEEDPDDLELLTISADVYLVRGLPDKAIASLESVLKHNPEDKNALDKLALIYEWNVMPREAMHTWAKIAKIRKKRFKPLEQLVMYYRYFDMLPEEVATIIKLNKLQSGRFFVNFFLKELNTEVARLADEHKQNPEDPYLNYLIKRIFIVGEEFKSALTGDAKVNVSDYITYVIEYFVAVDRVSEGLIYAERMDKRDGRGIKYQLQLAIVLGWFKQYDAALELAGRLYKIAPDNVDLLRETAVLARSAQRFDVAETYLERLVNLEPDEPVYQEDLGLVYLETGKHKKAVGIFRQLAEKFDNWLKYAHNMLRAALYSSDKQLMAEVISDTANVDISDSDYLRTKSDVLLGLGRPLEAYPILKDLAERPEATIYDFERLIDAAVASTDNKLVAETIELALKFSPGDVVLMRKAGEAWRNAGQPLKAYDFYRKVVGKEGLEADIIEMLQAASETQNLKLAGNAAKYAESVAPENVKVIAQAGEIMLWLNSPGQGYPYYKKAAELTGGDREYVMTLVQVASFTGDKDIFRDAAETAIKLRPYDEEVAMLAAAVWAAAGDSVKAQKLIAEFAGKGGKNHEMLLKWAEFADSYGLSEEAYRIYDQLYGLGYKKKKVRKELARLAGWTERPEVAARLFGEMSNDKPQSFSLAMQAAKSYSDAADYKKAVSFYERASSLKPADIDLKLELAKNYGFAGMNIKRIHLFTKLYNAGQLPEAQRIELARAFLDEHKPVPALDILEPYARLHKLPRFEGFLLASALQQAGRGADTSAVYKRLGKEYDKDEVFLARLGAEALFNNFQTDAYDLFNAALKVNKNNHTALKGLGIILGERGQYKRAVAKLRTYNRLVPDDAEARYQLGEIYRLMGREGNAVREFKRAARIIKKKGKKSPLVTSKL, translated from the coding sequence ATGGTCCCCCTTTATCTTAAAAGCGGGAAGATTGCCAAGGCATCGGATCTTATAACAAAACTGCTTGAAGAAGACCCTGATGATTTGGAACTTCTGACCATAAGCGCAGATGTATATCTTGTGCGCGGTTTGCCGGATAAAGCTATTGCCAGCCTTGAGTCTGTTCTGAAGCATAATCCTGAGGATAAAAATGCTCTTGATAAACTTGCTCTGATTTATGAGTGGAATGTTATGCCACGTGAGGCGATGCATACATGGGCTAAGATTGCAAAAATCAGAAAAAAGAGATTCAAGCCTCTGGAACAACTGGTCATGTACTATCGCTATTTTGATATGCTGCCGGAAGAGGTTGCAACAATAATCAAGCTTAATAAGTTGCAGTCAGGTAGGTTTTTTGTAAATTTTTTTCTTAAAGAATTAAACACCGAGGTAGCCCGACTCGCGGACGAACATAAGCAGAATCCTGAAGACCCGTATCTAAATTATCTGATCAAGCGGATTTTTATTGTCGGTGAGGAATTCAAGTCGGCCCTTACAGGCGATGCCAAGGTGAATGTTAGCGATTATATAACTTATGTGATCGAATATTTTGTTGCTGTTGACCGTGTCAGTGAAGGTTTAATTTACGCTGAGCGAATGGATAAAAGAGATGGTCGCGGCATTAAGTATCAGTTGCAACTGGCCATTGTTCTGGGCTGGTTCAAGCAGTATGACGCGGCTTTGGAACTTGCCGGCCGGCTTTATAAAATTGCCCCTGACAATGTGGACCTGCTTCGGGAAACAGCCGTTCTGGCAAGGTCGGCTCAGCGGTTTGATGTAGCTGAAACGTATCTTGAAAGACTGGTCAATCTTGAGCCGGATGAGCCTGTATATCAGGAGGATCTTGGACTGGTATACCTTGAAACCGGCAAGCATAAGAAAGCGGTGGGTATTTTCAGGCAGCTTGCGGAGAAATTTGATAACTGGCTGAAATACGCGCACAATATGCTGCGCGCAGCACTGTACAGCTCGGATAAGCAGCTCATGGCCGAGGTTATTTCCGATACAGCGAATGTAGATATTTCCGACTCAGACTATTTGCGTACCAAGTCTGATGTTTTGCTTGGCCTTGGGCGTCCTCTTGAAGCCTATCCGATATTGAAAGATTTAGCAGAAAGACCGGAAGCCACTATTTATGATTTTGAAAGACTTATCGATGCTGCCGTTGCTTCAACTGATAATAAGCTTGTTGCTGAAACAATTGAGCTGGCCCTTAAGTTCAGTCCCGGGGATGTTGTGCTTATGCGTAAAGCAGGCGAGGCGTGGAGAAATGCAGGACAGCCGCTTAAAGCGTATGATTTTTACCGTAAGGTGGTGGGAAAAGAAGGTCTTGAAGCTGATATCATTGAAATGCTGCAGGCTGCATCGGAAACACAGAATCTCAAGCTGGCAGGCAACGCTGCAAAGTATGCCGAAAGTGTTGCTCCTGAGAACGTTAAGGTAATTGCGCAGGCCGGAGAGATAATGCTTTGGCTCAATTCTCCTGGGCAAGGTTATCCGTACTATAAGAAAGCGGCAGAGCTGACCGGTGGAGACCGTGAATATGTAATGACCCTTGTGCAGGTGGCTTCCTTTACCGGTGATAAGGATATTTTCAGGGACGCAGCGGAAACAGCTATCAAACTTCGTCCCTATGATGAAGAGGTAGCCATGCTCGCAGCAGCTGTATGGGCGGCCGCTGGAGACAGCGTAAAGGCTCAAAAGCTTATTGCAGAGTTCGCCGGAAAAGGGGGCAAAAATCATGAAATGCTTCTCAAGTGGGCTGAATTTGCAGATAGTTATGGGCTGAGCGAAGAGGCTTACCGCATTTATGATCAGCTTTACGGACTGGGATATAAAAAGAAAAAAGTGCGTAAGGAGCTTGCAAGGCTTGCAGGATGGACTGAAAGACCTGAAGTCGCGGCCCGTCTGTTCGGTGAAATGTCGAACGATAAGCCTCAAAGCTTTTCTTTAGCTATGCAGGCGGCCAAAAGTTACTCTGACGCCGCAGATTATAAAAAAGCTGTTAGTTTTTATGAACGGGCTTCCAGTCTTAAACCTGCCGATATCGACTTGAAACTTGAACTGGCAAAGAATTATGGCTTTGCCGGTATGAATATCAAGCGCATTCATCTGTTTACTAAATTGTATAATGCCGGACAGTTGCCGGAAGCTCAGCGCATTGAGCTGGCCAGAGCTTTTCTGGATGAGCATAAGCCTGTTCCAGCTCTCGATATACTGGAGCCATATGCAAGGCTGCATAAACTGCCTCGTTTTGAAGGGTTTCTGCTTGCATCTGCCTTACAGCAGGCGGGACGGGGTGCTGACACTTCTGCTGTTTATAAAAGACTTGGAAAGGAGTATGATAAAGATGAGGTTTTCTTAGCCCGTCTGGGAGCTGAAGCATTGTTTAATAATTTCCAGACGGATGCTTACGACCTTTTCAATGCTGCACTCAAAGTGAACAAAAACAATCATACCGCTCTTAAAGGACTTGGTATAATACTTGGTGAACGGGGGCAGTATAAGAGGGCTGTTGCAAAGCTTAGAACATACAACAGATTGGTTCCTGATGATGCTGAGGCAAGATATCAGCTTGGCGAGATTTATAGACTTATGGGGCGTGAGGGGAATGCGGTTAGAGAGTTTAAAAGGGCTGCCCGCATAATCAAAAAGAAGGGGAAAAAATCTCCGCTGGTGACGTCAAAGTTATAG
- a CDS encoding SPOR domain-containing protein — protein sequence MPLVTDAAPPGAQDKMPASDQNTSETVWTVRVASFLNADYAWEFMSYLKSNGYNPALIRLYDSKGRLWRVVQIGDYPEKSQAEISGQLFKKKSGLDYQIKSLPAALIEERRADSRKTPLPVNPVQAGGKAVTGSSKAGMLEQLHGISEEFFYEIDQQDVLRAVSQRQRNVILARIMIRRGYVEDGIKLYEKLVKIYSKDLDLREEYIGALIDNSDYEKASSLLRAWLNDNPQSPRAMRQDARLKLLIGDYTQQQATLGYLLRLRPGDTDSLSARAYGRQQGGDWLGAITSFSELIDKEPDNVEARKALSALLMQRRPRVAFTPSVYLQAEDTITTTLAGSFAMQLDHLTRGEVFYGNTRIYRPEGDGTEKVDKVVNQLAFLFKRDLTRTFIGVFGLGVYEGTASGASVAAGFDWHVHDEGVFSAMVDYNNPWLDEPSAANYDGRYSQLSLTYDGFYNDTWGLFLNGQVRQYVVDSDRLYGTKSLYNIILTRRLLADPDIFVSYSFYRSYFTYDDESYTPFEIVENEAIHTLSASFSKSICDTLFIEGVGGIRSDEFKTSMSYFGGPSFVLKFGPLQFNAGYEYSSDSGLAGGGETQLIRGGLSYVF from the coding sequence ATGCCGCTGGTCACTGATGCCGCACCGCCCGGAGCGCAGGACAAGATGCCTGCGTCTGATCAAAATACGTCTGAAACAGTCTGGACCGTAAGAGTCGCTTCATTCCTGAATGCTGATTATGCATGGGAATTTATGTCCTACCTTAAAAGCAACGGGTATAATCCTGCTCTCATCCGTCTTTATGATTCAAAGGGCAGACTGTGGCGCGTAGTACAGATCGGCGATTATCCGGAAAAAAGTCAGGCCGAAATATCTGGACAACTATTTAAAAAGAAGAGCGGCCTTGATTATCAGATAAAAAGTTTGCCTGCTGCTTTAATTGAAGAACGCAGAGCGGACTCCCGTAAAACTCCGCTTCCTGTTAATCCCGTTCAGGCCGGTGGAAAAGCTGTAACAGGATCGTCTAAAGCCGGCATGCTGGAACAATTGCATGGCATTTCTGAAGAATTTTTTTATGAAATTGACCAGCAGGATGTGCTGCGTGCAGTTTCTCAAAGACAGCGTAATGTAATTCTGGCCCGGATAATGATACGCAGGGGCTACGTGGAGGACGGCATTAAGCTTTATGAAAAGCTGGTCAAGATTTACTCTAAAGATCTGGATCTTCGGGAAGAGTATATTGGTGCTTTAATTGATAACAGTGATTATGAGAAAGCCTCCTCACTGCTGCGCGCATGGTTGAACGATAACCCGCAGTCACCAAGAGCTATGCGTCAGGATGCCCGGTTGAAGCTTTTGATCGGCGACTATACACAGCAACAGGCCACTTTGGGGTATCTCCTGAGACTTCGTCCCGGTGATACGGACTCTCTTTCTGCCAGAGCATACGGCAGGCAGCAAGGCGGTGACTGGCTCGGTGCTATTACAAGTTTTTCCGAATTGATTGATAAAGAACCCGATAACGTAGAGGCGCGCAAGGCATTGTCCGCTTTATTGATGCAGCGCAGGCCACGGGTTGCTTTTACCCCCAGCGTGTATTTACAGGCAGAAGATACTATTACCACAACTCTTGCAGGCAGTTTCGCCATGCAGCTGGACCATTTGACCAGAGGCGAAGTTTTTTACGGTAATACCCGGATATATCGCCCTGAAGGTGATGGAACTGAGAAGGTGGATAAGGTTGTCAATCAACTTGCTTTTCTGTTCAAGAGAGATCTTACCCGTACATTTATCGGAGTCTTCGGGCTGGGGGTGTATGAAGGCACGGCTTCCGGCGCATCTGTTGCTGCTGGATTTGACTGGCATGTCCATGATGAAGGGGTGTTTTCAGCTATGGTTGATTACAATAATCCCTGGCTTGATGAGCCTTCGGCGGCTAATTATGATGGGCGCTATAGTCAGTTGTCCCTGACTTACGATGGTTTTTACAACGATACGTGGGGACTTTTTTTAAATGGTCAGGTTCGTCAATACGTAGTTGACAGTGACAGGCTTTACGGGACTAAGAGTCTGTACAATATTATATTGACCCGCAGATTGCTTGCTGATCCCGATATTTTTGTGTCCTACTCGTTCTACCGTTCGTATTTTACCTATGATGATGAGAGCTATACTCCTTTTGAAATTGTTGAGAATGAAGCTATCCACACCCTTAGCGCAAGTTTCAGTAAGTCTATATGCGACACGCTTTTTATCGAAGGAGTCGGCGGTATCAGGTCTGATGAGTTTAAGACAAGCATGAGCTATTTTGGTGGCCCTTCCTTTGTTTTAAAATTCGGTCCCCTTCAATTTAACGCCGGTTATGAATACAGCAGTGATTCCGGTCTTGCCGGAGGCGGGGAAACTCAGCTTATCCGCGGAGGTCTCAGCTATGTTTTTTAG
- a CDS encoding sensor domain-containing diguanylate cyclase, which translates to MLKIHATVKKYKLSKYFEVLTGLIGLTVVNLLFFRSDPGFINVAPHPYWIVILLTASRYGFSGGAFAGIAASVFFLLFRTLALPDLAMTDFKSLAMWGKPILFFLVGVVIGEMRELNIKEYNKVCEVRDAYKDAFDKIKVKFDVLSEAKQEVDSKILSQESTLGTLYEAAQGLRTLDMESIYPAVLEILREFMDVDDCSIYRLEGTEFKLDTAIRHGKSFVPETVPFDEGLMGLAAAHKKTVSIREVASTESMPSGIIISAPILADNQRHVVGVLNVEKMPFLKFTSDSLRITGLVADWCGSSVENATVFKETKHKLIADEIIDAYTYDYFKRRLKEEFMRARRYELDLSLIMLEFPSLSNASDEGREEVLMAFSMILKNQIREIDILFISEKPGAFFMLLPTTPPAGARVVVNNLLNSFKALSVMAFETDQNLVELRAGVAGYTIGMEDPMELVKSVEEDVVSVLFAE; encoded by the coding sequence ATGCTTAAGATTCACGCCACAGTAAAAAAATACAAGCTTTCAAAATATTTTGAAGTGCTGACCGGACTTATCGGTCTGACAGTTGTGAACTTGCTTTTTTTCCGTTCAGACCCCGGGTTTATCAATGTCGCTCCGCATCCCTATTGGATAGTGATACTTTTGACCGCGTCACGGTACGGCTTCAGTGGCGGGGCCTTTGCCGGGATTGCTGCATCAGTTTTTTTTCTGTTGTTTAGAACTCTGGCCCTTCCGGATCTGGCCATGACTGACTTTAAGTCTCTTGCCATGTGGGGCAAGCCCATTTTATTTTTTCTGGTGGGTGTTGTTATTGGTGAAATGCGCGAGTTGAACATCAAGGAATACAATAAAGTTTGCGAAGTAAGAGATGCCTACAAGGATGCTTTTGATAAAATCAAAGTAAAGTTTGATGTATTAAGTGAAGCTAAGCAGGAAGTTGACAGCAAAATTCTTTCGCAGGAAAGCACACTTGGAACCCTTTATGAGGCTGCGCAAGGGCTTCGTACTCTTGATATGGAGAGTATTTATCCGGCGGTACTTGAGATATTGCGCGAGTTTATGGATGTGGATGATTGTTCTATTTATCGTCTGGAAGGAACTGAATTCAAGCTGGATACAGCCATAAGACACGGTAAAAGCTTCGTTCCTGAGACTGTCCCCTTCGATGAGGGACTTATGGGCCTTGCTGCTGCACATAAAAAGACTGTTTCAATCAGAGAGGTTGCCAGCACTGAGAGCATGCCTAGCGGCATAATTATATCTGCCCCTATTCTTGCTGATAATCAAAGGCATGTTGTAGGGGTTCTTAATGTTGAAAAAATGCCTTTTCTTAAATTCACAAGTGATTCATTGCGTATTACCGGCCTTGTTGCTGACTGGTGTGGCAGCAGTGTGGAGAATGCTACTGTTTTTAAAGAGACAAAGCATAAGCTCATAGCTGATGAGATTATTGATGCATATACTTATGACTATTTCAAAAGAAGGCTCAAAGAAGAATTTATGAGAGCACGCCGTTATGAGCTTGATCTTTCACTTATAATGCTTGAATTTCCGAGCCTGTCTAATGCTTCAGACGAGGGCCGCGAAGAAGTGCTCATGGCATTCAGTATGATTCTTAAAAATCAGATTCGCGAAATTGATATTCTTTTTATCAGCGAAAAGCCCGGGGCCTTCTTTATGCTTTTGCCTACGACTCCGCCTGCCGGAGCCAGAGTGGTGGTTAACAACCTTCTCAATTCCTTTAAAGCTTTAAGCGTGATGGCGTTTGAAACGGATCAGAACCTTGTTGAATTGCGGGCGGGAGTTGCTGGATATACCATCGGTATGGAAGATCCTATGGAGCTGGTAAAATCTGTTGAAGAGGATGTGGTAAGTGTACTTTTTGCGGAGTAG
- the pelF gene encoding GT4 family glycosyltransferase PelF yields MNKTKETRKEYDVCLLLEGTYPFVAGGVSTWIHNLIKGMPELTFTAVCILASSKEKAEYKYELPDNFVDLKVIYLHDPIEIKRSIFKGISNSSIQKMREFHHRMDRGDISMMKEMVEMFRDDKFPLSELFHGKKAWDMLVDQYKPQESKESFIDYFWTFRFTHLPIFKMLPQELPKARVYHTISTGYAGLLGVVARVMTGRPLLLTEHGIYVKERKIEISQAEWVYRKEDERMRIDSKLGAFQTFWIRMFEQLGKLCYDYSSAIYTLYEGNRQLEIQEGADPDKIRIIPNGISLDNFLGLKAKGHDYMGQTEFAVGFVGRVVPIKDVKTFLRAIKIVAIKLENLKVYIMGPTEEDEEYYEECVNLVKLLHLEDIIEFTGKVKVTDYLPDLDVIVLTSISEAQPLVIMEANCAGIPAVSSDVGSCRELLEGRTVADQALGPSGIVTKVADPKSTGEAILKVLTSPILRQKMSQAGIERVKTFYKESDLNKTYLKIYKDHMAMDDLE; encoded by the coding sequence ATGAATAAGACCAAGGAAACCAGAAAAGAATATGACGTTTGCCTGCTTCTGGAGGGAACATATCCTTTTGTTGCCGGAGGTGTTTCCACCTGGATTCATAATTTGATTAAAGGGATGCCGGAGCTTACTTTTACTGCTGTCTGCATCCTTGCATCATCCAAAGAGAAGGCTGAATACAAGTATGAGCTACCGGACAATTTTGTAGATCTGAAGGTTATTTATCTGCATGATCCCATTGAAATAAAGCGCAGCATATTTAAAGGGATTTCTAACAGCAGTATTCAAAAGATGAGGGAGTTCCACCATCGCATGGACCGGGGCGATATTTCCATGATGAAAGAGATGGTGGAGATGTTCAGAGATGATAAGTTTCCTCTTTCCGAATTGTTTCATGGAAAGAAAGCGTGGGATATGCTGGTCGATCAATATAAGCCGCAGGAAAGTAAAGAATCTTTTATTGATTATTTCTGGACCTTTCGGTTCACACATTTGCCCATATTTAAAATGTTGCCTCAAGAACTGCCTAAGGCCAGAGTTTATCATACCATATCAACCGGATATGCTGGATTGCTCGGGGTTGTCGCCAGAGTTATGACCGGACGTCCGCTCTTGCTCACTGAGCATGGTATTTATGTAAAAGAGCGAAAGATCGAAATTTCTCAGGCTGAATGGGTTTACCGCAAAGAAGATGAGCGGATGCGCATCGACAGTAAGCTGGGTGCATTTCAGACATTCTGGATTCGTATGTTTGAACAGCTGGGTAAGCTTTGCTACGACTATTCCTCCGCAATTTATACACTTTACGAAGGTAACAGGCAGCTTGAAATCCAAGAGGGTGCTGACCCCGACAAGATCAGAATTATTCCTAATGGAATCAGTCTGGATAATTTTCTCGGTTTGAAAGCTAAAGGCCATGATTATATGGGGCAGACTGAGTTTGCTGTCGGCTTTGTCGGCAGAGTTGTACCTATTAAAGATGTGAAAACGTTTTTGCGGGCAATCAAAATTGTTGCCATCAAGCTTGAAAATTTGAAAGTATACATCATGGGGCCTACTGAAGAAGATGAAGAGTATTACGAAGAATGCGTGAATCTCGTAAAACTGCTGCATCTTGAAGATATCATCGAATTTACAGGCAAAGTTAAAGTTACGGATTACCTTCCTGATCTTGACGTTATCGTGCTGACCAGTATCAGTGAAGCACAGCCTTTGGTTATTATGGAGGCCAACTGCGCTGGAATTCCGGCTGTTTCTTCTGATGTAGGTTCCTGCCGGGAACTTCTTGAAGGGCGCACTGTTGCGGATCAGGCTTTAGGGCCATCGGGGATTGTAACTAAAGTTGCGGACCCGAAAAGTACCGGAGAAGCAATTTTAAAGGTTCTGACCAGCCCTATTCTGCGCCAGAAAATGTCTCAGGCGGGAATTGAGCGGGTTAAAACTTTTTATAAAGAATCAGATTTGAACAAGACTTATTTAAAAATATACAAAGACCATATGGCAATGGACGATCTGGAGTAG
- the pelG gene encoding exopolysaccharide Pel transporter PelG — protein MAGIGFELRKMLRGDSYLAEMSAYLYAAMVSSGPWLMSVLCLAVLGLYSYSGFSQEDQDIFRTTIVYVYAFTLIYVGYIQLVVTRYLADKFYTGDEKITLTAFYTSAVIVLIAGAVIGVGGIWFFELTFTYKIIAVVLFLIVAMIWLAMIFLSAVKDFRSIVQAFAIGTSTSVGGAFLLYPMMGLEGYLLGYTAGQALIFFWLLARLLAEFPTGKVWDSSMLTYFLKYWELALIGMFFNLAIWVDKIMFWFAPDSRMVVPYLRTHNMYEGPIFFAYLTIVPTLAIFLVKIETRFYEHYHDYFAKIISKKELSSILQEKQGMIRMLRESLREILIVQGTVTLLCMFMASDFIDIVGLSPLQRPLLQIALVGSLMQVMLSVAVIILFYFDLRKEVLAVTLVFLFSNMGLTYLTMHLGFTFYGYGYCYSCLISLMFAYYLVSKSVKDLEYLTFSSQPLM, from the coding sequence ATGGCAGGAATCGGATTTGAACTGAGAAAAATGCTGCGCGGCGACAGTTATCTGGCAGAAATGTCGGCATATCTTTATGCTGCGATGGTTTCATCCGGCCCGTGGCTTATGAGCGTGCTTTGTCTTGCTGTACTGGGGCTTTATTCCTATTCCGGATTTTCTCAAGAGGATCAGGATATTTTCCGGACCACAATTGTTTATGTCTACGCCTTCACCCTCATTTATGTGGGGTACATACAGCTTGTCGTGACCCGCTATCTGGCAGATAAATTCTACACCGGTGATGAAAAAATAACTCTTACCGCCTTTTATACCAGCGCAGTAATTGTACTGATCGCAGGGGCTGTTATCGGTGTGGGAGGAATCTGGTTTTTTGAACTTACTTTTACTTATAAGATTATTGCGGTGGTGCTTTTCCTCATTGTTGCCATGATCTGGCTGGCCATGATTTTCTTGTCCGCTGTAAAGGATTTCCGGTCTATAGTGCAGGCTTTTGCTATCGGGACATCTACCAGTGTGGGCGGTGCATTTCTACTTTACCCGATGATGGGGCTTGAAGGTTATCTGCTAGGATATACTGCCGGTCAGGCTTTAATATTTTTCTGGTTGCTGGCAAGACTTTTAGCCGAGTTTCCTACCGGTAAAGTATGGGACTCCAGTATGTTGACTTACTTTTTGAAATACTGGGAGCTTGCTTTAATCGGTATGTTTTTCAATCTTGCCATCTGGGTGGATAAGATCATGTTCTGGTTTGCACCTGATTCCAGAATGGTAGTTCCTTATCTGCGTACGCATAATATGTATGAGGGGCCGATTTTTTTCGCTTATTTGACTATCGTTCCGACTTTGGCAATTTTTCTGGTCAAAATTGAGACTCGATTTTATGAACATTATCATGACTATTTTGCAAAAATAATTTCAAAGAAAGAGCTTTCCAGTATCCTTCAGGAAAAGCAGGGCATGATCCGTATGCTTAGAGAAAGTCTGCGTGAAATCCTGATAGTTCAGGGGACGGTAACTCTTTTGTGTATGTTCATGGCTTCTGATTTTATCGATATTGTGGGTCTTTCTCCCTTGCAGAGACCTCTTTTACAAATCGCACTTGTTGGGTCACTCATGCAGGTTATGCTTTCGGTGGCAGTTATAATTCTGTTTTACTTTGATCTGCGTAAGGAGGTTTTGGCCGTTACGTTAGTCTTTTTGTTTAGTAATATGGGGCTTACATATTTAACCATGCATCTGGGCTTTACTTTTTATGGATACGGGTATTGTTATTCTTGTTTAATTTCCTTGATGTTTGCCTACTATCTGGTTTCAAAGAGTGTCAAAGATTTGGAATATTTAACTTTTTCCAGTCAGCCTTTGATGTAA